One Fuerstiella marisgermanici DNA window includes the following coding sequences:
- a CDS encoding exosortase-associated EpsI family protein, whose protein sequence is MQKTKIKRRDLLLMGAGTAALVVGKFADSSINGFDTADKSDLNNAVARLHDIPTDIGNWSSSSDAELTEREQEVAGISGYVRRHYTNPRIGYSVHLTVLCGASGPISVHPPTACFEGIGYTLASGPTPTLIKSDDGNSANEFNKSSFRQGDASVPEIVRVFWGWGTDGAWKAPSNPRFEFRGKSYLYKIYVTDSRIDTGEDSALPQIETFLKDALPAITTALSGQDSVPQ, encoded by the coding sequence GTGCAGAAAACTAAAATCAAGCGTCGCGACCTGCTGCTCATGGGCGCTGGCACGGCTGCGCTGGTCGTTGGCAAGTTCGCGGATAGTTCCATTAACGGATTTGACACCGCCGACAAGTCCGACCTGAACAACGCCGTGGCGCGACTGCATGACATTCCAACCGACATTGGAAACTGGTCTTCCAGCAGCGATGCCGAACTGACCGAGCGGGAGCAGGAGGTCGCCGGGATTTCCGGATACGTGCGACGTCATTACACCAACCCTCGAATCGGTTACTCCGTGCACCTGACCGTTTTGTGCGGCGCCTCAGGCCCGATTTCTGTGCATCCGCCAACAGCATGTTTCGAAGGCATTGGCTACACACTGGCATCCGGCCCGACACCCACACTGATCAAGTCAGACGACGGCAATTCAGCCAACGAATTTAACAAGTCATCATTCCGGCAGGGAGACGCGTCTGTGCCGGAAATCGTCCGCGTGTTCTGGGGCTGGGGCACTGACGGGGCATGGAAAGCACCTTCCAACCCTCGCTTTGAATTCCGCGGAAAGTCATACCTGTACAAGATTTATGTCACCGACAGCCGCATTGATACGGGCGAAGATTCCGCTTTGCCACAGATCGAAACGTTTCTGAAGGACGCCTTGCCAGCGATCACCACAGCACTATCCGGACAAGATTCCGTCCCACAATAA